The DNA window NNNNNNNNNNNNNNNNNNNNNNNNNNNNNNNNNNNNNNNNNNNNNNNNNNNNNNNNNNNNNNNNNNNNNNNNNNNNNNNNNNNNNNNNNNNNNNNNNNNNNNNNNNNNNNNNNNNNNNNNNNNNNNNNNNNNNNNNNNNNNNNNNNNNNNNNNNNNNNNNNNNNNNNNNNNNNNNNNNNNNNNNNNNNNNNNNNNNNNNNNNNNNNNNNNNNNNNNNNNNNNNNNNNNNNNNNNNNNNNNNNNNNNNNNNNNNNNNNNNNNNNNNNNNNNNNNNNNNNNNNNNNNNNNNNNNNNNNNNNNNNNNNNNNNNNNNNNNNNNNNNNNNNNNNNNNNNNNNNNNNNNNNNNNNNNNNNNNNNNNNNNNNNNNNNNNNNNNNNNNNNNNNNNNNNNNNNNNNNNNNNNNNNNNNNNNNNNNNNNNNNNNNNNNNNNNNNNNNNNNNNNNNNNNNNNNNNNNNNNNNNNNNNNNNNNNNNNNNNNNNNNNNNNNNNNNNNNNNNNNNNNNNNNNNNNNNNNNNNNNNNNNNNNNNNNNNNNNNNNNNNNNNNNNNNNNNNNNNNNNNNNNNNNNNNNNNNNNNNNNNNNNNNNNNNNNNNNNNNNNNNNNNNNNNNNNNNNNNNNNNNNNNNNNNNNNNNNNNNNNNNNNNNNNNNNNNNNNNNNNNNNNNNNNNNNNNNNNNNNNNNNNNNNNNNNNNNNNNNNNNNNNNNNNNNNNNNNNNNNNNNNNNNNNNNNTGAGTTGGCGGCCATTTCTATGGTTGAAGGAGTTATTGTGCATACCATCAAGGAAGGGTTGCATCACGATCCATTAGCAAAGAAGTTGGTGGAGTTGGCTAGAGAAGGTAAGACCAAAAGATTTTGGTTAGAAAACGACCTTCTCTACACAAAAGGGAGAAGACTATACGTTCCTAAATGGGAAAATCTAAGAAGGAATTTGGTAAGAGAATGCCACGATACCAAGTGGGCTGGTCGCCAAGGTCAGCGAAGGACCTTAGCACTCATTGaatcttcttattattggccTCAAATGAGAGATGAAGTGGAGAGCTATGTGAAGACTTGTCTTGTGTGCCaacaagataagattgaaaacaagacACCAAGCGGGTTGTTGGAACCTCTGCCTCCATCAGAGCGACCGTGGGAAAGTGTCTCTCTAAATTTCATCTCTACCTTACCGAAGTCCGAGGGGTTTGGATCTATTCTCGTGGTAGTGGATCGATTTTCGAAGTATGCTACCTTTATACCTGCCCCTACTGACTGCACTGCAGAGGAAGCAGCACGACTATTCTTCAAGAATGTGGTGAAGTACTGGGGATTGCCTAAGAGCATCATTAGTGATCGAGATCCACGCTTCACAGGACGACTATGGACAGAGCTGTTCAAACTCCTTGGGTCGGAGCTTCATTTTTCAACAAGCTTCCATCCTCAAACCGATGGGCAAATTGAGAGAGTGAATGCCTTACTTGAGTGTTACTTGAGGCATTTTGTAAGCGCTAATCAGAAGGATTGGACAAAACTCCTAGACATTGCTCAATTCTCATACAATCTGCAAAGGAGTGAGTCTACAGGGAAGAGCTCATTCGAGATTGTGATTGGACAACAGCCGCTTACACCTcactctctttcttcctcttactcAGGGAAGAGCCCTggagcttatcatatgattaagTCATGGGAAGAACAAGCATATGTCACTCGTTCTTACCTCGACAAAGCTGCCAAGAGGATGAAGAAATGGGCAGATAAGAAGAGGAGgcatgcaagctatcaagtGGGAGACAAGGTAATGATTAAACTTCTTTCACAACAATTCAAAGCCTTTTGCAAGGTTCATAAGGGCTTAATCCACAAATATGAAGGGCCATTTGAGATCATTGGACGTGTTGGGGAGGTTGCTTACAAAGTACAACTTCCTCCCTCTATGAAGATTCACCCGATATTCCATGTGAGTATGCTTAAACCATATCATGGAGACCAAGACGAACCGAGTAGAGGTGACTCAAGTCGCGCTCCGCCTGTGGTAATTAGATCATTTGATAAAGAAATCGAAGAGATCTTAGCTAATCGCATCGTGCGACGAAGAGGGGCGCCACCAAGTATCCAATACTTGATCAAGTGGAAAGGGCTCCCGATAACCGAAGCTAGCTGGGAAACTCGCGAAGATCTGTGGCAATTCCAAGAACACCTAGAGCACTATCATGAACAAAACGCGACGAGGACGTCTGCGCATTAGGTGGGGGAGAATGtcacaataaattttaaaatgttagattTAACGgtgtttgtataattttttagaatgtTTGAGAATGCTCTAGATAGTTCCTGAACGTTCTAAAATGTCCTAGAAGGTCCCGAAATACTCTAGAATGTTCTAGAAGAGTTTGGAAGGTTATAGAGTAATCTAAAAGAGTGTGGATGTATATATTAGTATGAAGATTAGTATGAAATAATCTAGAAATATTTAGAAAGTTatggtaggatagatatttgtaatgaaggttttttatgattaatcTGGACCGTTGATTAAATTTAATCCTAACAATCCATTAAGGAGATAGAAGACTATAAATAGGAGAAGAGAGTTAGGATTTGAGTATGAAAGTCATTTGTAACAAACACTTAAGTAATAAAGTGTTCTTTCCACCAaagcttcctttctcttgtattcttttgtgttcttagctttcttgctaaATACTGAGAATTAGACTGACTTGATTTTAAATCAAGAAGTTAAATAAATCTGAGTGTCGATACGATAGTGTTAGAGTGTGTCCAACGCCGTCACATTTTGCTCTAGGCTTTGGTTCTTGAGGGTTAGGAGGTTCTTGAGGGTTAGGAGCACGTCGTTTTAAGACTCGTGagagaggaggtggatggctataaataggggtgagagttagagtttgggtgtgtgtgaatcatttgtaaccacacttgagcaataaagtgttcttccaccaaagcttcctttctcttgtgttctcttgtattcttagctttcttgctaagtattgagggttaggctgacttggtcttagctcaagaggttgagtaagtccgagtgccggcacggtagcgttggagtgtgtccaaggccGTAACAATGGACTCCTAATGTAATTCTTTTCTACCAAACAATATatgtaacaataaaaataataatttatataaaataataaaataattaaaatcaattgaTCAACTTACTTATTTTCTCCCATAAATATCTTGAATAATTTAAGCTCCAAAGACAGATTTAAACTCAGATTATCGCTTGAAATAAGAGTACCAATAGAACAATTTTCATTCTTCACTAGTTTGTTTTTCACTTGTTCCTTCTGTTTCAACCGGTGAGGTATCCTTTTTCTTGAGGTATCACagtattgtttttattttgtaatccttcatatataatttcttttctctcttgtaaATAAGTAAGGAGGCTTGTTACACATATAAGTTTTTTTGgtttacaagtcttacaagttggcACAAACTCAACAAAACACACGTATTATATTCCCACATTCAAAAGTAAATAAACGCACATTATTTAACTACTTCCTGTTTCCAAAGCGCGCTACTCACCATGCATTatgaacgactcttcttcttcctccatgaaaaagagtttcttgccaaatttgaagataatggaacttcagaaatacacccaaaggattacagaaatacacccaaaattcgttgaagtataccttatgcataattcagaactctttctctttctcctcctcattttcttcttcaaaaatgatTTCAGATCTTGATGTCAAAAACCAATGGAAAtcgagaataataaaaaaagaaaacagagagaaaaacacggtaaatgaagaaggagaaagagaaggtaagaaacgaaagaaaaaaagaagaagaggaagaaaaacgtatagcaagaaaaagaagaagatgcagTGAAAACGTGTGATTCAAAGCATGTTGATATAAATGACTATAAataatttgtataaaaaaaatgcatgTATGTGGAGAATTATTCACAAGTTGAAGTATTtgtacaattttttaaatatctttttaagttAGTCTCAATCTTCTTTATGAAACACAAAATTGGTAAAAGTTGATTCATAACATTTATAGATAAATATTCTACATTCTTTCTAATTAACAGTGTCCAGGTAGTATTCCAAACCAGTTACAAAAAAAGGGATGATAATTTTAAAGGATTTGTAAAACAAATTTGCTGCACAGAAAAATTATTACTGTGCATGTCACTGTaatcatttttacttttctttcgaTATTTATTTGTAGTGCATCAAAGACCgaaatatcattatttttttttcatattaattttaattttgtctttatattttaatttttgattcatattttttttaaaataataatattatattaataaattaaaattaaaaactaaccACAGCATAGTATTAGTATTACATTAGCATCAATTAATCATTTGTATAAATATAATCAATATTTCTTTAAATACAATTtaactaaataaaagaaacacaaaaataaagtgattgaaaaaaaattacctcTACAACTGcaaaaccaaaactaatataaaaagCGAGTACGGCTGCAAAGCACACTGCAGATGGAGCCGATGCGACCGGGTTGGAGACAAGCAGAGGCCGGATCGACGAAGATGAAGACGAGCTTGGTGAAGCACACCGGGGCAGCACACAGACGAGCAGAGGAGCTGGAAACGAGGCAGTGACCGTGGAATGACAGTGAGTGAGTTAGAAAGGTGAGGTAAAATAACTTGATGAACGAAGTTAGTGTGTTGCACTTTGGAAGGATTGGAAAGCTTAAAAAGTCCTTCAATTTTTCCTCCGCTTCTCTCAAATCAAAGATGCTCTTTATTACTCTTTTACCTTTTCACTGAAGCTACTGATACAATGACATTGCAGATTTTTCCTTTCCTCGTTTATTTTCCTCTGCTTCTCTCAAATCAAAGATGGTCTTcattgctctttttctttctcttgaagTTACTGGTACAATGACGTTGTCCGCAGATCTGCACGATCAGAGATTTTTccgatttttaaaaaataggctAAACAATGGCGTTTTGgaatgaattaataaaaaaacaaaacaaaaacagggcccaaaatttatattattaataaaaaaccttaaatttctaaattgaaaaattgaatGGTGAGGGAAGTAGAAGTGAAGGAAAGGGAGAGGTTCTTCTTCACTGACGTATCGGCCATTAAAGACAATGAGCATGTAATTGATGAGTAAAATAAAGAGCAGTTATCAGTTAAAGAAGAAGTGTTGCTCACACCACTAAACTTTTGCTGCTACTTTTACCGCTGCCGTGAATGGCTTAGTGGCAAATTAGGATTAATAATGTTTGGTATTTGAGTTATGCTAGGTAACTAATGACTTTTTTAAACAACATAAACACCGGTTcctaaattataaatctaacattgaaaactaaaatgaaaaaaaaagttagcaCTACTCCAACTAAATTTTTTGCCTCTATATTATTCACCTTTCAGCGTACAAACTTTTAGGACTCCTTTCTCTAATTTGAATATTACAACCACTTAAGTATTAAATATCAAACAAAATTGGTATCTTCCCGCTAACAATCACCAACACACACTTTCTTTTCAAGAAGATTAACCTGCATCATTTCTTCTCCAACTCCTAAAGATTGGGCGGGAAGTGGAGAAAAGCAATCCCTTGAGGTCTTTAATGTGAAGTAGGGGCCCATGCATCTCTCAATTCGTTAACGCAGTATCGAAGAAAGCCGAAGTTAAATTtatctcctcctcttcctcccttTTCCTAGTTGTCCAGATTTGAAAGCATGTTCTTGTTCTTGAAGGAATGCCTTAGCTCTACCATACTTCTcagttctttctttttcttgtaagGACCTTTCTTTATCCTTCACCTCAAGCAAGAAATAATTGTCTTTACGCAATTCACGAGCAGCTCCTTTTGCTTCACGCTTCAACTGTCTCTTCAACTTTCTCATTTCGGCTCGTTCACGGTCTGGATCATAATCTCTACCCTTGACGTAACTGCAGAATAAATATGACAATTGAGTGTTTAATTCGAGTTCCCTGCAAACAAACCAAATCAACATTTTGAATGTGCGAAAAAGAGGTCAACTTACTTCTCCTCAAACTTGGGATTCAATAATTTGATTGGTACTGGCTTTTGTTTTCGCATTTGAAGTGGTCTCCTCAAAGTGTGATGTTTATCTATGTTCGCCTTAATTAGCTCAGTCACATCTTTAATTTTCTCTGTTAATGCATTTGGCATATTTTTCTGTTCTGATATCTCAAATAGAATCCTCAAAATTGGTAAAAATATTTCAGGAAACGAGCTTAAGCCTTCATAGACTTCGACATATCCTTGTAGAGTTTCGATAACGGCAACTAACACACTAGCCCTGTAATCATTGAAAACCAAATTAGCAAGGATAAATGAAGATACACACCAGGACTACAACCAAAACTCAAGACTATATAGCCACTAAGTGTAAACATAGAGATATAACTGGCAACTTTTAGGAAGATCGATATGATTGCATTatcttcataaaaaaaattcccaACTCCTCTACAAGCTTTACCCCCAAAACCCCCTTGAAAAGGAATAAATAAAGAACCCTTTAAAGTCCGAGGGACTCGGCattaaaaagatatatcttGATAACAATGTGCATCTTTTTGAGTGTGAATAAATTATTGATTACCTGAAATTATCAGAAGAATAAATAGAAGAGTCCTCCGGCATGTCCATTATGTGGAAAAAGTTCAGAGGACTGATCTCATTTACGGTTTCACATATGCACAGCACAGGCTTGAGAGCTTTCAGTTCCATAAGTTGATAGGCCTAGCATAAAACAAATAGCATGCTTACTTCAATGTTCAACCAGGAAAATGTAGCACCAACATGGCAACATAACGCATATAGCACTACATAGCCGATAATGTACACCAAAAATCACGATCTAATGGATCTACTACTGCACAAACCTCAAGCCTATATATGAAGTCTTCTTGCATGATAAGCAATACACTCAATTGATCAGTAGCACAAATGCAAGATCAATATAAATATCTGTTAACGTTGGGACTGATTGCACTGAAATATCCACTAAATGTTGAAGTATATAGTGCATCAACattcttatttttgtaaacaacATTAAAAGAGTATCATACATGAAAATGCTAATTAACCCAATAATCTGAAATACTCATCCTATGAAAGCAACTCTTTAGTTTAGAACAATGTGAATTTTGGACATTGATTTACCTTATTTTAGTTACGGAAAAAATggtgaaaattttcaagtgCAAGATTCTTGCTGAAAAACTGTCTGGGGGTAGAATAATCAGCATCTAACATGCACTTTGCTCTGTAAGGGATTTGATCTTAGTCATAATCATGGATTTACATTATAACTAAGATCAGATCTCTTCATTTTTTAGAGGATTTGATTGAAATTAAAATGCTTTGGTGTGTTATAAATGCAAACTATCATAAAGCTGTTATTTAACTCCTCCCAAGTTCATATCATGTAGCAGTAGCATATGTTCTGATAAAAACATGtatagaaattaattatatatgtatagttTCCATGCATGATTTAGGGGAGCACTAATCAAAAgtacaagaaattacagaatttTTCTCTAAACAAAACAATAGTTTTATACTTGGAATTACcagaaaataattttcataAAGCTAACACAAGTTTTTTCGATGAAAAAGCTAACACAAATTAATAGGCCAGATGTATACGAAATATCTTTCTTTCCATGTCCCTGCTCCTTTTTCTTTTGCCTCCTAATGGTTTCTATTTAGTGAAATTTCCATTACAAATATAGCCAAACCGAAAGGAAACTTCTTCATTATCCATTAAGAAGTCATACCTGAGAATCTGCATGCGAAATATTACTCTCAGCCGCTGCAATCAGCGCAGCTTGGAGGAACATTATTGCTTCAGGACAGAACTTTCTTGACTGTCTAAATACCTATATTCACGGTAAGTATATTATAAGCAAGCAGCAAATGCAATCattcaaaaacaaagaaacTTGACATACAGAAGTGCAATATATATCATGCTTGCAACAAAAGATGTCCAAAGCAAAGTTTCTAAATCATACCACATGCTAGCTAAATATGAACTTTTCTCATCTCATGGTGCATAGGATGAGACGGTAAGGCAGAGGTAGGTTGAAAGGAATTGGTATTAATAGTGATAATGGTATAGAACTCTAGGAGACAAGTCCTGACTAGAATGATCGAGTGAAAGAAAAACTGCAGAATCGGACAAGTTTGGTATATTTGGTGACTGCTTGGCAAAATCTAGGATTTTGGAGTATGTCCTACTGACTAGTTTTGATGGTTTTaggcaaaagaagaaagatacaCAAACCAATGGCGCATTGGGGCTATCTgccaatatatttgtatatatctCAGCACATGATTTTTAGTAAGTGTTTTGCTGTCATGTAAGTTAAGTGATTAAAACAAATTACcaagaaaagaaattattagaaaaattatcCCTTTATGAcagttttttccttttgttagctcatttttattattattattattattattatcatcatgaAGACACATCAAGTTGTCAACATTGCAACAAAACAACTTTTATGATACTAATCAAGCATAGAATAAACTGCACGCCTTAAGTTAGTGTATAGAAATATCCCAAGCAGTACTTACAGAGAGAAGCATTGAGCATAAGAAAGAGCCAATGGCAATATCCTGACCAGATACTATTCGGCAACGCATGAGATACTCACACATCAATAGAATCGCAGGGGTCATAACTGGATGCCTAAAGTCAGAGCATGGAAATATCATGGACCACAATCGCAAGAGAAATAATGTCTTTGTAGAAGGCCAGCTGCTGCTTTCTGCAACAAGAATGGTACTCTTCAAACCGTGTAAAACAGGCATACAACTGTATAGCTCCCGATAAAAGGTAATGGAGAAAATGATCTTATTCAATTGAATTTCATTCTTACCTGGATTCTTGATGCTCTCAACAAACTGCTTTCTAATACTCTCTATTCTGCGACGAGCACATATTGCAGCAAAGTACGGGATCTCCATACTCATCTCTATCAATGGTTTCCCTAGCATATTGAGTAACCCAACATTCAAAGGTTTCTTGTTTGCCATAACAGCAAAATACTGCAATAATACCCCATAAAATACCTGAAAAGGGAAGACCTAGGATTATTTCCAACTATATAGTTTGACAAATAATAATCATCAAGCACAACTCTTGATAAATGATATAGATGAAGTCGCAACCTATCACCAAAAGAAAAGGAGTATCTGTCAGGGAAATGTTGCCATAATTTTATTTCCCATATTGTGCAAACAAAGTTGAGCAAACATCTTTGATGCAGCAGTTAAAGGAGGGAAAAATTAGTTAGTTTCCAAGctagataattatttatttatcggATAAAAGAAGAATTTCAAAAGATGAGTAGaaggataataaaaaattgggGATAAGAGTTCCCCTATGAAAAGCAAAACATGTAGGGTTGGATACGAGTTCCCCTATGTAATGGCAATACACTTTTGTAACCGTGagttttcttttaatctttttaatttttttttttcatatccaCAGATATATATCGACTGGATTGGAGATGAACCAACTGGGTTGAGCACAAGCGAACCAGTTCGTAAACTGAACTGCGTACGTGTAAGCCTTCAAAAACAATTCCAAGATGGCTAGTTTTTGGAATTAAATCTGGTACATTCATGTTATTCTCCTTTCACATGGTCCTCAACTAATGAGCTATAGTTGAGTTTGTATTTATCGTgtcatatatatgtatatcttCCGTTTGTTTAGTctcatattataatattatatactttataataattttaatattttaatttaataaattatattaatgccTAATAAATTTAgtgtttaattaaataaatcaaattaataccTAAACCATACTAATCTATATTGAATGCTACATATCCAATCCCAATGCAGCTTGAACGTGGACCAGCGTAACATGTGGTATTTTCTCAAAGGCACAACCATATCCCCTTGGGAAACAATGTCGCAACAATATCAATAGCAATTAATGCATAACATGGTATTTTCTCAAGCTTGGTTAATAGctttcaagaacaaaattaaattattgcaTGATACAACATATGCATAGGGATATGATGTAAAACACTGTATCAAACTATATTAGCTagctaattttacttttatcaaAGCATTAGTTTGATTCAAACTGATGATTAAGGATTCCTACAATAATGAAAGAGTATATATGTCCGGTCTAAGCAGTAACTACCAGCAAAAGCATAACATAAATGTAGTAGCATATCAACTACATTTACTCAACAAATGAAGTGTGAACTGATACTAGTAATATTAATACATATGACATATAATAgcaatatacaattttaattaaatgttaATATCAGATCAATGAGAAAATGCTTTTAGCCAACAAAGTTTCAGAGACAACATCATTAGTGGAACATCACATGTATAAATGCAAAGATATTATCTAGAACTAAAGAGAAGTTGATCAAAGTGAAGGAATTTCatacttgcattttcttgcGATTTTCCACTGCAAGTGTGATTGGATTGCTTTTCCGAATCCGGTTAATTACTAGGATGGTATCAGAAATAGAGCAATTATCCAGCAGGGAATATAATTCTTCAATGTTCTTGGGAGCTTCAATTATATAAGGTAACTCTTTTGACGGTTTTCCtccaacatatatttttttggcTTGTAAAGGATCCTTCATGTCTTTCTTTGAACTCATATCCACAACATTTTTCCCATCAACTTCTTCTGaagttctttctttgctttcttcctcGTTATCTTCATCTTCCAGATCTATTCCAATATTATCATCATCACTCTGCTCCCAATCTTTTAAAGAAAGAtccttctcatgatcatcaagaTCCTCATCAGATCCCTCATCCGCACCTTCAGAGCTTCCTAAGTCATCAGAATATTCACCATCACTCTCTTCGCTGTCAGAATCTTCCTCATCTTTTCTTTCAAGAATCTCATCAATCCAACCCTTCTTAGCCATAGTTTCTTCATTTGGAGAGAAGGAATCACCAAGATCATCACCAGATAGAGATCTTGGATTTTGCTTAGATGCCTTTTCTGAATCTTCATTGTCTTCATCATGAAAGGAAGAACAAAGGGACTCGTTAGTTTTGTATCGAAACTGAGGATGAACACTAGCCCATTAGTTAATTATCCAAAGCCAAGCCTAGCTTCTCATTTAGGTATGGCATGCTTGGAGGTCTGACAGGAACTCAAAAATACCAAACAAAATTCATGATTGATATTTATAAATTCAGTTATTCAACCAAGGACAAAACTCTGTTTTCTTGAACAATTACATAAAAACTCGTTATATCATATTATCATGTAAGCAATTTTATTCAAAGCACAATAACAAATACTTAAAAATCAAGTAATCGTACCTCCATTTCCTCTAAATGTTCTCTTTCTTCTTGAGCTATCTCTTCTGGTGTCTTTATCCTATTTGAAGGACGAGCACGCATCTCCAGTCCCATTTGTTTGACAAGCATGTCATACTCATCCGGTTTTTCCTgccacaaagaaaaagaagttaaaatAAGAGATAGTTACTAAGGCCTAAAGAAGACTCTCCTGTGTTAAAAGTACCTGCTGAGAATTACTATTCGGTTTCCTTAGAGAAACTAATGCTTGAGATTGAGACAAAGAAGTGAACTTCCTATCTAATTCGTCAAgcaattcttctttttcttccttttctttggCTTTTTCAGCCTGCAAAATATTAAAGAGTGAAAGAATAAGTGTACATATATATTAGGAAAACAAACACAAGAGGCTGAATAAAAAAATTCCACACcttaaaatatttgctttttgcaATAATTTCCTTCATAACCTCTGCATGAGTTTTCTTCTTCTGCAGAAGATGTCACCATTAACAAACAATTTCATAATATAGTGATAATGGTAAAGAAGTTGGCGAGgaatagaaatcaaaatcacaatGAATAATGTCAGATCATGAAGTTGATACATTCTCCTTTTGTATGCATCAACCATTACAACAACATACaataatatagaaataaaagaaagaggGGGGGTGTTCaaatatacttatatttatattacAAGGCATCTTACATTTGCTTCACCTTCAGCCACACTTGTCTCCGTTGGAATCTGCATATGCAGCCCCAAAGCTGATTTTCCTGTCAAAACAATATACAACATGACCACCCCAAGATGATGGAATAACATATAGTAAAgaatatttgataaattaattatatagcAGAAAGCTGTAATGATAGTACAAAAAGTCACAACTTCAGCAAAAGAATTCAATAGGATTGAAGTAGCCaaagatatgaaaaataacataatagGAAGCTAGAAGTTAATATGCAGGAATTACATTGACGAAAGGTATCAAAATAGTAATACGGCCATCATCAGACACACAATAACATACATACACTTAACCTATTATCATGCAAAACAAAGTCATCCTAAGAAACCAAATCAAAAGCAAGAGAACAAATAGAGCACAAACTCCACTGCTTGTCATTATCAACATCCAAATAATTATAAGGTAAAAGACTCTTTTCTAAAACTACGTAAATGCTACATACGTTTAGTTTCATAAGCTTCGTCACCATCATCGTCTGGAAGCATTTCATCTTCAAAATCATCTCTTTCCAAACCCAAAGTATTAGGTTCATCAAAATCATCCTCTTCATCCGACAGGTGATACTTGCTTTTCTTGCTTAGTTTCATGTTCAACTATGAAGATCCAAAGAACATGAATGAAGAAGCGTTAGAAAAGGAATGCTGGAGAACAGCAACACATTTAAGTTATAAGAAGATAACTTTACAAACTTCTAACTTATTTATAACATCtacaatcataattatcataattCATGCGTCGCAGAAACAAAGCTACAACCTTGGACATAAGTAGAAGTATATTGCCAATTTGCAAGAAACTGAATCATTTAGTTGGCAACAAAACTTTCTTGAATTTCAACAATCTCATCAATCTAGCTGTTTAAACATGTGATACTAGGATAAATTACACTGAACTCC is part of the Arachis duranensis cultivar V14167 chromosome 1, aradu.V14167.gnm2.J7QH, whole genome shotgun sequence genome and encodes:
- the LOC107471061 gene encoding uncharacterized protein LOC107471061, which gives rise to MGKTKKNKKSNKNSGPDAVAMKLKASSKGADNPFESIWSRRKFDVLGQKRKGDTRRIGLARSLAIEKRKKTLLKEYKQSTKSSVFEDKRIGEGDKALDEFGKAILRTQRERQLNMKLSKKSKYHLSDEEDDFDEPNTLGLERDDFEDEMLPDDDGDEAYETKRKSALGLHMQIPTETSVAEGEANKKKTHAEVMKEIIAKSKYFKAEKAKEKEEKEELLDELDRKFTSLSQSQALVSLRKPNSNSQQEKPDEYDMLVKQMGLEMRARPSNRIKTPEEIAQEEREHLEEMEVRLLDFFRYKTNESLCSSFHDEDNEDSEKASKQNPRSLSGDDLGDSFSPNEETMAKKGWIDEILERKDEEDSDSEESDGEYSDDLGSSEGADEGSDEDLDDHEKDLSLKDWEQSDDDNIGIDLEDEDNEEESKERTSEEVDGKNVVDMSSKKDMKDPLQAKKIYVGGKPSKELPYIIEAPKNIEELYSLLDNCSISDTILVINRIRKSNPITLAVENRKKMQVFYGVLLQYFAVMANKKPLNVGLLNMLGKPLIEMSMEIPYFAAICARRRIESIRKQFVESIKNPESSSWPSTKTLFLLRLWSMIFPCSDFRHPVMTPAILLMCEYLMRCRIVSGQDIAIGSFLCSMLLSVFRQSRKFCPEAIMFLQAALIAAAESNISHADSQAYQLMELKALKPVLCICETVNEISPLNFFHIMDMPEDSSIYSSDNFRASVLVAVIETLQGYVEVYEGLSSFPEIFLPILRILFEISEQKNMPNALTEKIKDVTELIKANIDKHHTLRRPLQMRKQKPVPIKLLNPKFEENYVKGRDYDPDRERAEMRKLKRQLKREAKGAARELRKDNYFLLEVKDKERSLQEKERTEKYGRAKAFLQEQEHAFKSGQLGKGRKRRR